From one Deinococcus sp. QL22 genomic stretch:
- a CDS encoding alpha/beta hydrolase: MSSFPSLGMRLTTLLLRTQPKLLADAQTYRQIKQHRTYPQPASLPDSLQLLTFIREEEVDGQVVYTLKPKAGRSDWHFIYTHGGVFVEALISPHWYIIEQLILHTGATVTVPLYPLTPEHTYRETFPLLTEVYRQVLASTSPEKVILCGDSAGGNLALTQALHYRDLGLPLPGRLLLFSPWLDLSMSNPEMTAIEPHDPMLARPGSREAAKWWAGGDDLRLPLLSPLHADLRGLPPMDVFQGELDILWPDTRRLAQQVQAAGGTLRLHPYPGAFHVFMAATYTPEAQDVFRQIGRLLSYSPRAVKRTGLIKLVSLPPVRLVVYLSERAQQRRNSDAPREGAGKHRPLGILLAVLALWLWQRRK, translated from the coding sequence ATGAGCAGCTTCCCGAGCCTCGGCATGCGCCTCACGACCCTGCTGCTGCGCACCCAACCCAAACTGCTGGCGGATGCCCAAACTTACCGCCAGATCAAGCAGCACCGGACATATCCACAGCCCGCTTCTCTTCCCGACTCCCTTCAACTCTTGACCTTCATTCGTGAAGAAGAAGTGGACGGTCAGGTCGTGTACACCCTCAAACCCAAGGCTGGCCGCAGCGACTGGCATTTTATCTATACCCACGGCGGCGTGTTTGTAGAAGCGCTGATCAGCCCGCACTGGTACATCATCGAGCAATTGATTCTCCACACTGGCGCGACCGTCACGGTGCCGCTCTACCCGCTCACGCCAGAACACACCTACCGCGAGACGTTCCCATTGCTCACCGAGGTGTACCGGCAGGTTCTCGCCTCCACATCTCCGGAGAAGGTCATCTTGTGCGGCGACTCGGCAGGCGGAAATCTGGCGCTCACGCAGGCCCTCCACTACCGTGACCTGGGGCTGCCCCTGCCCGGACGGTTGCTGCTGTTTTCTCCATGGCTGGACCTGTCGATGTCCAACCCTGAGATGACGGCCATTGAGCCGCATGACCCGATGTTGGCGCGGCCCGGCTCCCGTGAGGCGGCCAAGTGGTGGGCAGGTGGCGATGACCTCCGCCTCCCGCTCCTCAGTCCGCTGCACGCCGACCTGCGCGGGTTGCCTCCGATGGACGTGTTTCAGGGAGAGCTAGACATCCTTTGGCCAGATACGCGGCGGCTGGCCCAACAGGTTCAGGCGGCAGGAGGAACCCTGCGGCTGCATCCCTATCCCGGGGCCTTTCATGTGTTCATGGCGGCCACCTACACGCCGGAAGCGCAGGATGTCTTCCGCCAGATCGGTCGGCTGCTGAGCTACAGCCCGAGGGCGGTCAAGCGCACTGGGCTGATCAAACTGGTGTCGCTGCCCCCAGTGCGTCTCGTGGTTTACCTGTCTGAGCGTGCTCAGCAGCGCCGCAACTCAGATGCCCCAAGGGAGGGAGCGGGCAAGCACCGGCCCTTGGGGATCCTGCTGGCCGTCCTCGCCCTGTGGCTGTGGCAGCGCCGGAAGTAA
- a CDS encoding FadR/GntR family transcriptional regulator yields MGQPITAPLGRTVEAFRHLSGVSSDALLDAWQELAVTCARLAAERAQPQDLADLRAIAQQYQDLDFQVVTFDTVARLNLGFVRRIVEAAHNPILSLFVDALIDLIYSAAATHPPGPVQMQELVGVHDGLVRALHTGDTEAAARRMHRHLTALRTQISVLEPEPGVTGEESRLQ; encoded by the coding sequence GTGGGACAGCCCATCACCGCCCCACTGGGGCGCACCGTTGAGGCCTTTCGCCACCTGTCTGGTGTTAGCTCAGACGCCTTATTGGACGCGTGGCAGGAACTCGCCGTGACCTGCGCGCGACTGGCGGCGGAGCGGGCACAGCCACAGGACCTCGCAGACCTGCGCGCCATTGCGCAGCAGTACCAGGATCTGGATTTTCAGGTTGTCACGTTCGATACGGTCGCGCGCCTGAACCTGGGCTTTGTGCGCCGCATTGTAGAGGCCGCCCACAACCCGATCTTGAGTCTGTTCGTCGACGCGTTGATTGATCTGATTTATTCGGCCGCGGCGACCCATCCCCCTGGACCAGTCCAAATGCAGGAACTGGTGGGGGTGCATGATGGCCTCGTTCGGGCGCTTCATACCGGTGACACGGAGGCAGCCGCCAGGCGGATGCACCGTCATCTCACCGCCTTGAGGACGCAAATCTCTGTCCTTGAACCTGAGCCCGGAGTTACGGGGGAAGAGTCACGGTTGCAATAG
- a CDS encoding acyl-CoA dehydrogenase family protein → MDFMLNDEERQLEQLARTFTQREIVPAAAALDREKRFPQAIYDQALKLGLLNLTIPEAYGGAGLGCLALTLVTEQFARGCVGVAAVLGINALAADAIIHHGNEEQKNWVLPRLVAGELASYAATEPGAGSDVAGLQTRAVRDGDDYVLSGNKIWISNATHASLFVVFARTGPQPGAAGLSAFIVERDTPGLRVGEPLDKLGQRCAPTSEVFFDGCRVPLTQRIGEEGQGFKIAMDAFDHSRPMVAAFGVGVHARCLEESLAYAQTRQSMGQPIIRHQLVAAKLAEMSTSLDAARLLTYRAAWLIDHGHRNTLAASQAKLFAAESVMQAATEAVQIFGGMGYSTEYPVEKLFRDAKVLQIYEGTSEIQKLVIARELQR, encoded by the coding sequence ATGGATTTTATGCTGAACGACGAAGAACGGCAGCTTGAGCAGCTCGCACGCACTTTTACCCAGCGCGAAATCGTACCTGCCGCTGCCGCACTTGACCGCGAAAAACGCTTTCCCCAGGCCATCTACGACCAGGCGCTCAAGCTGGGCTTGCTCAATCTGACCATTCCTGAAGCGTACGGCGGCGCGGGCCTGGGCTGCCTGGCCCTCACCTTGGTCACCGAACAATTTGCACGTGGCTGCGTCGGCGTTGCCGCGGTGCTGGGGATCAACGCTCTGGCCGCAGACGCCATCATCCACCATGGGAACGAAGAACAGAAAAACTGGGTGCTGCCGCGTCTTGTCGCCGGAGAGCTCGCCAGTTACGCCGCCACCGAACCGGGCGCCGGCAGCGACGTGGCCGGTCTGCAGACGCGCGCTGTGCGGGACGGTGACGACTACGTCCTGTCCGGCAACAAGATCTGGATCAGCAATGCCACCCACGCTTCCTTGTTCGTCGTGTTTGCCCGAACCGGGCCGCAGCCTGGCGCCGCAGGGCTGAGCGCCTTCATTGTGGAACGGGACACGCCTGGCCTGAGGGTGGGTGAACCGCTCGACAAACTGGGCCAGCGCTGCGCACCCACCAGTGAGGTGTTTTTCGATGGCTGCCGGGTGCCGCTGACTCAGCGGATCGGGGAAGAAGGCCAGGGGTTCAAGATCGCGATGGACGCTTTTGACCATTCACGGCCGATGGTTGCGGCCTTCGGGGTCGGGGTTCATGCCCGCTGTCTGGAAGAAAGCCTGGCCTACGCCCAGACCCGCCAGAGCATGGGGCAACCGATTATCCGTCATCAACTGGTGGCGGCCAAGCTGGCTGAGATGTCCACGTCGCTGGACGCCGCTCGGCTGCTGACCTACCGGGCCGCCTGGTTAATCGATCACGGGCACCGCAACACTCTGGCGGCGTCGCAGGCGAAGCTGTTTGCTGCTGAAAGCGTGATGCAGGCCGCCACCGAAGCCGTACAGATCTTTGGAGGGATGGGGTACTCCACCGAGTACCCCGTCGAAAAGCTCTTCCGTGACGCCAAGGTCCTTCAGATCTACGAAGGCACCAGCGAAATTCAGAAACTGGTGATCGCGCGGGAACTACAACGCTGA
- a CDS encoding 3-hydroxyacyl-CoA dehydrogenase, with protein MNLKEKTVLVTGAASGLGAGTARMIAAAGGYPLLVDLNVEAGEQLAAALGGLFVRADVTSETDLQRVIQAGQAHFGGLHGAVSCAGIAPAATTAGKHGPHPLDLFERVIRVNLIGTFNVLRLAAQAMLENVPNKEGERGVIVNTASVAAFDGQVGQAAYAASKGGVAGMTLPIARDLARHGIRVMTIAPGIFETPMLAGLPQGVQASLGAQVPFPSRLGRADEFAGLVRHIFENVMLNGETIRLDGAVRMAPR; from the coding sequence ATGAACCTGAAGGAAAAGACTGTACTGGTCACGGGCGCCGCGTCAGGACTCGGCGCGGGAACTGCCCGGATGATTGCTGCTGCCGGAGGTTATCCCCTGCTTGTTGACCTGAATGTCGAAGCTGGAGAGCAGCTTGCGGCTGCACTTGGTGGCCTGTTCGTTCGGGCCGACGTCACCAGTGAAACCGATCTGCAACGGGTCATCCAGGCTGGACAGGCTCACTTTGGAGGACTGCACGGGGCCGTGAGCTGTGCAGGCATCGCCCCGGCAGCAACCACCGCCGGGAAACACGGCCCTCATCCACTGGACCTGTTTGAACGCGTGATCCGCGTGAACCTGATCGGCACTTTCAACGTTCTACGCTTAGCAGCACAGGCCATGCTGGAGAATGTGCCGAATAAGGAGGGTGAACGCGGGGTCATTGTCAATACCGCCTCGGTCGCTGCCTTCGATGGACAGGTGGGCCAGGCGGCGTATGCCGCCAGCAAGGGAGGCGTCGCTGGGATGACCTTGCCGATTGCCCGTGACCTCGCGCGCCATGGCATCCGGGTCATGACCATTGCCCCAGGTATTTTTGAGACGCCCATGCTGGCCGGTTTGCCCCAGGGCGTGCAGGCGTCACTGGGCGCGCAAGTTCCTTTTCCCTCTCGGCTCGGCCGCGCGGACGAGTTCGCCGGGTTAGTCCGGCACATCTTTGAAAACGTGATGCTCAATGGTGAAACCATCCGCCTGGACGGCGCCGTCCGAATGGCTCCCAGGTGA
- a CDS encoding thiolase family protein, with protein sequence MNEAVIVEAVRTPYARRGGAYREVRPDALLAYTLQGLMDRAGLDPARIEDVVTGAVTQTGEQGANIGRLAVMMAGFPVHVPAVSLNRMCGSGQQAIHFAAQGVHAGDQTYAIGCGVESMTRSPMFSDIGGGFERLNPELLRKVNLIHQGESAERIADRWKLTRTDLDTYAARSHRRAAAARTRHTELLPAPGVDAAGEPLMLTADEGVRDPVSLDKMASLTPAFRENGVITAGNSSQISDGAAAVLVGDRAAVLADGLQMRARFRARVAVGDDPTLQLMGVIPATHKALKKSGLTLADLDWIEINEAFASVVLAWIREFGADPEKVNPWGGAIAHGHPLGASGAGLTAKMLAGLEATDGTLGLQVMCIGHGMATATIIERL encoded by the coding sequence ATGAATGAAGCGGTGATTGTAGAAGCGGTTCGTACCCCCTATGCGCGGCGCGGCGGTGCTTACCGGGAAGTTCGGCCTGATGCCCTGCTGGCCTACACGCTCCAGGGCCTGATGGACCGTGCGGGTCTCGACCCCGCCCGGATTGAGGACGTGGTCACAGGCGCGGTCACGCAAACAGGTGAGCAGGGGGCAAACATCGGCCGCCTCGCGGTCATGATGGCAGGCTTTCCGGTGCACGTCCCGGCCGTGAGCCTCAACCGCATGTGTGGCAGCGGGCAACAGGCGATTCATTTCGCAGCGCAGGGGGTTCACGCTGGTGACCAGACGTACGCCATCGGATGTGGTGTGGAATCCATGACCCGCAGCCCGATGTTCAGCGACATCGGCGGCGGGTTCGAGCGCCTGAACCCAGAACTCCTGAGAAAGGTGAATCTGATCCACCAGGGCGAAAGTGCTGAGCGGATTGCTGACCGCTGGAAGTTAACGCGCACCGACCTGGATACCTACGCTGCACGGAGCCACCGCCGTGCAGCCGCCGCCCGGACACGCCATACGGAACTGCTGCCCGCTCCCGGCGTGGATGCCGCAGGTGAGCCTCTCATGCTGACGGCGGATGAGGGCGTACGTGACCCGGTATCTCTCGATAAAATGGCCTCTTTGACACCGGCTTTCCGGGAGAACGGCGTCATTACTGCGGGAAATTCAAGTCAGATCAGTGACGGCGCGGCGGCTGTGCTGGTTGGAGACCGCGCCGCGGTACTCGCGGACGGCCTGCAGATGCGCGCGCGCTTCCGCGCCCGCGTTGCGGTCGGTGACGACCCCACGCTGCAACTGATGGGGGTGATCCCCGCGACCCACAAAGCCCTAAAGAAGTCCGGCCTGACCCTGGCAGACCTTGACTGGATCGAGATTAACGAGGCGTTCGCGTCCGTTGTGCTCGCGTGGATCCGTGAATTTGGTGCCGACCCAGAAAAGGTGAATCCGTGGGGTGGGGCCATCGCGCATGGTCATCCGCTCGGCGCCAGCGGGGCGGGTTTGACCGCGAAGATGCTCGCTGGACTTGAAGCCACTGACGGAACCTTGGGTCTACAGGTGATGTGCATTGGGCATGGAATGGCGACCGCCACAATCATTGAGCGCCTTTGA
- a CDS encoding FAD-binding protein — MTKHTNWGGNYTYRAARWHQPHTVEDVQDVVRRSVQVRVLGTRHSFNGIADTPEDLISLEHLNRVLALDEGQRTVTVEGGVRYGELCRYLDERGWALHNLASLPHISVAGACATGTHGSGNRSPGLASAVTAMNLVTAGGEMVTVSRDQHGASFEGMVVGLGALGVVTSLTLKVEPTYLVRQDVYEHLPLVQFTQHFDQMTGSAESVSFFTDWREPHFQQVWLKRRVSPQDAFQPDAEWFGATLAQRDLHPIHHLSAAPCTKQLGLPGPWFDRLPHFRLEHTPSNGQEVQSEYILPRAHAPAAVHALYALRERLAPMLLISEVRTISADGLWLSPCYHQDSVSVHFTWHPDERAVRALLPGIEEVLAPFRARPHWGKIFTLPPARLEELYPRLPDFRCLVTTWDPGGKFRNGFLDAHVFGSTCK; from the coding sequence ATGACCAAGCACACCAATTGGGGGGGCAACTATACCTACCGCGCCGCGCGGTGGCACCAGCCTCATACCGTTGAGGACGTTCAAGATGTCGTGCGCCGCTCGGTACAGGTTCGGGTTTTGGGAACACGCCACTCCTTCAACGGAATCGCCGATACGCCCGAAGACCTCATCTCCTTGGAACACTTGAACCGCGTCCTGGCGCTCGACGAGGGACAACGGACGGTCACAGTGGAGGGCGGCGTGCGGTACGGGGAACTGTGCCGATACCTCGACGAGCGCGGCTGGGCACTGCATAACCTCGCCTCCCTGCCCCACATTTCTGTGGCAGGCGCGTGCGCGACTGGCACCCACGGCTCCGGAAATCGCTCACCAGGGCTCGCTTCCGCTGTGACGGCCATGAACCTTGTCACGGCGGGTGGGGAGATGGTCACAGTCTCGCGAGACCAGCATGGAGCGTCTTTTGAAGGCATGGTGGTGGGGCTGGGGGCTCTCGGAGTGGTCACCAGCCTCACATTGAAGGTCGAGCCCACCTATCTGGTGCGGCAGGACGTCTATGAACACCTGCCTCTGGTCCAGTTCACACAGCATTTCGATCAGATGACCGGAAGCGCCGAGAGCGTGAGTTTCTTCACCGACTGGCGTGAGCCCCACTTTCAACAGGTGTGGCTCAAACGCCGCGTTTCCCCGCAAGACGCATTCCAACCGGATGCCGAGTGGTTCGGGGCGACCCTGGCGCAGCGCGACCTTCACCCGATCCACCATCTCTCAGCGGCGCCTTGCACAAAACAGCTCGGTCTCCCGGGGCCTTGGTTTGATCGCCTGCCCCATTTCCGCCTGGAACATACGCCCAGCAACGGCCAGGAAGTGCAAAGCGAATACATTCTGCCCCGCGCGCACGCCCCCGCCGCTGTACACGCCCTCTACGCCCTGAGGGAACGACTGGCTCCTATGCTCCTAATTTCGGAGGTACGCACCATCTCTGCCGACGGGCTCTGGCTCAGCCCGTGTTACCACCAAGATAGCGTGAGCGTTCACTTCACCTGGCACCCGGATGAGCGGGCCGTGCGGGCTTTGCTGCCTGGGATTGAAGAGGTGCTCGCGCCGTTCAGGGCGCGCCCGCACTGGGGGAAGATCTTTACCCTGCCACCTGCCCGGTTGGAAGAACTCTATCCGCGCCTGCCGGACTTCCGGTGCCTGGTAACGACGTGGGATCCGGGGGGTAAGTTCCGCAACGGCTTTTTGGACGCTCATGTGTTCGGGAGCACCTGCAAATAA
- a CDS encoding DDE-type integrase/transposase/recombinase — MQVCPSVDGVRRWWCRAMDDQGFVLDLLLQRHRDGGAAQTFLTRRWEDSDVSEVIHTDGRRSDGAAIQELTRLNPRRPPKSSPRHAATRNLDSSDENALRKC; from the coding sequence ATGCAGGTGTGTCCGAGCGTCGATGGCGTCCGGCGTTGGTGGTGCAGGGCCATGGATGACCAGGGCTTCGTCCTCGACCTTCTCCTTCAGAGACATCGGGACGGAGGAGCTGCACAGACCTTCCTGACCCGGCGGTGGGAAGACTCTGATGTCTCAGAGGTCATCCACACCGATGGGCGGCGAAGTGACGGGGCGGCGATCCAGGAACTCACCCGTCTGAATCCACGTCGACCCCCCAAGTCATCTCCACGGCACGCTGCAACACGCAACTTGGATTCAAGCGACGAAAACGCGCTCAGGAAGTGTTGA